The Caloenas nicobarica isolate bCalNic1 chromosome 16, bCalNic1.hap1, whole genome shotgun sequence genome contains the following window.
CAGGTAGTTTTATCTTTTTGGGGTCTTCTTGCAAAGGTGTTGATTGGGTCTGGCTGACCGGAGGGACACGGGAATGGGATGATCCACGACCAAAATGATAACGTGCCCATGGCTAAAGCTTCTGAGAGTTCTGTTCGTTTGCCTGTGATTTGCGAACAGATTGCCtccccacctggagtcctgtgccTGGTTCTTCGTGTGCCCTTTAGCTGTCGTAGCTTTTTACTCATTAGTTAAAAAGAGCGCTTCAGTTGGCCTAAGGGAGCGTGGAAATGCTTTCCCCTGGATTTTCCGTTAGTATCTTctccctgccccatccccaACCAGTATTTACTTTATCAAACCTTGGATTTTAAATGCCACACTACTGGCTGCTGTCTTCAGAGCAGCTGGTTCTGGCTTTCCGTTTGCTGTATCCTTACACGATACCTGCGTTTCTGTTCACCTCGTACTCGCGTTCCCTTCGCAGTAACGGGCAAAGCCAGGCTGGTACTGAAACTCactgaaatattgaaatacCAGTTTGTACCGAAAGCACAAGCAGTGCAGTACTGAAAGTACAAACAGCCGTCAGTATCCTGGAGTTGCAGATGACTGTTAGTTGCTACAGCCAAATTATGATTTTAAGGGAAAATTCCCAGGGAGTCAGCTTTGAATGAATGAAGGATTTAGCCCCTTGTAAGTCTGAGTGATACACTTAATGCATTTTCCCCAAAGAGGAGCTAGATGAGGTATTTACAGTCAGAGAAGTTCAAGTTGGAGTTGGCACTGATTAATAGCAGGTATCTCCTTCTCTTTTGACCCTGTGAATTATAAAGCCTGTTGTGATGCAGCTGATGCATTAAGGACAATATTGCATTGATTACCTCCTGGAGCAGCACTAATGAGCGTgccaaggaggagagcaggtccacTGAGCTTTGGGGCTGTACTAAAAGTGAAATCATTAGATTAAAcgtttaaaatactgtttaatcTATATAGGAATCAGAAGGGATCACTTCAATCAAAAACGCCTCCAGAGATAAGGTGTGCGTGGTGTTATCCGTGCGCACAGCCCCGTGTTGTGGATGGAAAGCGAGGGCAGAAACCAAGGGAGGTGACAAGAGACACGTTAGGGTCACGGAGATGAGCTGTCGTAATCTGAGAAGATAAGTTGCTGCTACTTGAACAGTAAATCCTGTTAAAATGGTTCACTGTTAGTTTATTTACCAGTGAGAGGAAAAGAACAACAGACCACATCTCTTACAGCTTACGTGTTGCCAAGTgtctaaaatgttttctggCCTCCACATGTGTTCTGGTAACAGCCCACTAGATGGGGGTAAAAGCTCCAGATATCTGCTCCAGACAGGGGAAGAGCCAAAGGTGCAGGTTCCCCGTCTCTGACCATAGAGAGGGTgctgatttaaattatttctcctttaaTCCAGAGCTATTCCTTTCCTGCACTTGCATTTTAGGAGTCTAACGCAGGTGGCATCTCACCCGGTGCTGTGGGTTATTTTTCAGGCATCCAGTCCGCCACGTCTGGTTTAATTCTCACAGCCTCATCACTGCAAACATCCCTGATGAGAAAAGTCCCCGAGGCGGCAGCATCACGGACGATGACCTTACCGCGCACCGCAAGTGAGTAAGCCAGCTCTGAAGGGCAGGATTTTTGGCGCTGCCAAGATCTgctttattatatatttttaaatggcaccTGAGTCATGATCCAGAGCAGTAATAGACAAGTTATAgcatctaaaaaataaaaaaaggtcAAACAAAAGGCTTTCAAAACCATCAATGAATTggctctttattttcttctgagcacCAGCATGGTGATATAAAGGCCACCGAAGCCAGAGAGGGAACacagccttttcctttctctaattATTAGTAGTGATATCTGCCTCCTAAAGGAAAACCACTGGTGTTTAAACTCTAAGTTTTGGTATTTGCATCTCAGATGGCTGTTAGCATCTCTAATTGAACTATCAGACTACAATGTACTTATCTTCCCCTTCCTGAAAAGACTAGAGATGTCTCAGCTGATGACAGTCATGTCTCTGCAGCGCTAAAGTGAATGATTCACTCTTGGTTTCATTTCCAGGGCTCGGTGGGATCCCTggaaggaggcaggagggagcttTTTCTGTTCAAACTGCACAGACAGCCCTAGCGCAGAAGGGTTTTTATATTCAGCTTCTGAAGCGTCAAATTTTGATCCTTTATGGCAATCTCTAACTTTGTTAGTGTCCCTGTTGAAATATATAATTAAGGTAAAATGTTCTGCCCTGGCTGTGTTTCGTACAGGCACCGAGGGATCATTTACGCCTACGAATTCTCGGTGGACCAACTGGCTGTGGAAAGCGTCATTCCGATCTGCCGCTCGTCCTACGACGACGTGACTGGTTACAACTACAACGTTGGCCTCGCCGTTCCCTACGATAACATTTAGGTAACTCGCTTCACTTGGCTCCTGtggtccagcccctctgccaaGTACCTGACCAGCGGCAACAAGAAGTTCCACAAGAGACAAGCGCCAAAAAGATGGCATTAGCTGCAGGCACGTCAAATGGGCTGAGCGTTTGCCAAAAACCTGAGGATATGAACCAGAACAGAGAGGATGGCTGCCCTCGAGCACAGCGCTAAAATACGTTGCTGTGCAAATGTTCAAAAGTCCGCTGTGGTGGAACGGAGAGGCTGAAGAGAGAAGGGGAACAGTACGTTTCAGTGTCAACAGAaacattccttcctgctgctcGTGGGACGAACACTGCTGGTCCCATCTTGGCCGAGGACACGGTCGGGAAGCAAGAGCCCCGAGTGGCAAAACGCTGAAGCGATGGGAGCACGTTGAGGAGCTCATGCCTCTTCCtgagaggggaagaaaacacaCCAAGGACTTGGAAACAGCATCTTACTGAGCCACATGTTtgaaacttctttccttctaATGAGCTGctcattcttcttttccttggagTGCATCAGGATGTGTCTAGGAATAGGACCAAGAGGGTTGGGAGAGGGGAGTGTGATGGAGAGAGGGAAGGTTGGCCTTGGCCAGGCTGGACACGTGGAAACTCAGCAGGCCACATggatcaaaattattttaaaataaattatttttttaagtctctAAAATTCCAgattaaatgttttctaattGCGTGTGTATGTGtctttgtggcttttttgaCCGTAAGTCTTTTAGGCTGAACTAGCCCCTGTGCACTGAAACAAAAGGCTGTTATGTCTCAGGTTAGTTGTCAGGTATGTTTTTGCTGGATTGTGCCCTTTCACGGCACCGGGGGCTTTCCCCAGGTGGCTGGGACTTGAGTTTCTGACACTGTCCTCACTTTGGAGCTGGGAATTGATCGTATTGGTGTCATGAAGCAGAAAGTGAAACCCAGGTTGCACTGACAAAGGTAGAGCCAGTTTGGCGAACAAGAGCTCGAGACCTGCACAGGTATGTTTTACTGATTTAAAACTCTTTTATTCTTGTGCTTTGCCCTTGTAAACTTCCTGGTGCAAACCAAAGCCACATAAATCAAGTTTAAATTGAGGTTAAGTTTTAACTTAACACCTTTTTGCTGGCTTAATGGAATCAATTGAGAAGGGCGGTGCCGGAGCAGGGCTGGCACTTCGGGAGAGCTTTGTGCTGGGGACACACATTTCACAGCTCTTTGTTGGCTTTGGCTCTAGGGGGGTTTCCATGGCCCCTAGGCCAACTATCAcctttgggttttggtttttaacagattttttcctCACGATGGACTGATAGAAGAAGTGCAAGAGGCAAAGGTCTGTCTGACCaataaattttatctttttataaagctttggttgtcttttttttctttctctgccctcTTGGGAAGCCAGCTCCCTTCCTTCGTTCCTGGAAGAGCGAGAAGTGTCACGGATATGCAGTTTGGACAAGAGCTCAGCTGAAACCTGTCAAATAAATAATAGTTTCTGTAGCACAAATGATTTTGTGGGTTGCTTCAGCCCTGTGGCTTCTGCTGTGACCGAACACAGAGAACTTCTGTCACTGTTCTCTGTACTGTGACCTGCTGCTCCGTCTCAATAACACCCTTGGCTTGTTCCGCGTGTCACTCTCCTCATCTTGCCCCGGTATCTCGGGGCAGCGTTGTTCTTTCTTCATCTCCCTGCCGCAAGTAGCAGATCAGTTTGTCTTGTGCCCACCCCTGCAATTCCCCTCTCCTGTGGTCATTTCTTCGTCCTGGGGGTCACTGAGCTGCCAGAAAATGATGTTTTGCAGCACCCGCATTTATAGAGATGTTCACTTCTTTGTGTGGGGGAGACTCACATCGACCCGTTGGGGACCAAACATCAACCCATCCAGATCCTAGCAGGCATCACCTCCAGTGGAGAAAGAAATTctctgtccccacagccaccGTTTGATTGCTCATGGTCTGGATGCAGCTCCTTGGGGTGGGTCGCAGGGTGGTCCTTTTGGTCTGTTTTTTCTGTCCCTGGAATTAATTTAGGAAGGTTGTACCACAGCAGAAGATTGTGTATGTATTTAACGTGCATTCGTAATGCAAATGAGGGCACTCAGGCTGCTGGAGAGTATCCATGTTGgagtttaatttttgtttctgaaaaggGATGTTGTCCTACTTCACTGGGTAGTCATTAATACTGCGCTGAAGTGGGTGCTGGAGTGTAGCAAACGCAGTCGTGGCTGTTCACGTCCTTGCCAGGGTTTGCTGACATGTAAATGGAGCCTCTTCAAGAGCAAGAATGGAGTCACCGTCCAATCTTTACTGGAGATAGATGTCACCTTCGGATTTCCCATCTGGGGGCTCCCTAGGACGAGTTAGTGCCACCAGTTTGCAGCAGGTAGGGGTGAAGCTGGACTCTTGTCTCAGCAGAGCCTGTTGTGTGCCCCAGGCAGAGATCGTCCCTCAACAAGGAGCTGTCTTGTCTGTGCTGGgtggtgcccagggctggcggCAGCAGTTTGAGTCAAGGAGCTGCAGTCGGGGTGTGTTGGACCAGTGCTGGGGACTGATCGGGCAGAGGTTGGACTGGGGGTGGCGGTCCCATACTGGTCCCATACTGGTGCCATCTGCCAGGTGACCATCAGGTGGGCTGTGTAGCTGGGGACACCTAAAAATCAGCAGCAAAGGAGGTAGAAGTTTGGGGTAAAGAGCCTCAAGAACAACTTCTGGTTTCTCCTGTTGATGACAGTGAGCCTTAGCACAAAAGAGATGTCCGTTGTCTTCGTGAGAAGGATCCTTGGATGTAAGTATCTTCCCTACTGTTCTCCAAAGAGAATATATGATCAAAGGGCGAAGCTGTTACCAGGCTCTGGAGCTCCGAATTCAGTGAAAACCGATGCGTGGTGAAGAGCAAAATGGTCTTGATGCAAAGGACGTGGTGGGACACGCTTGGCTGTGATGCCAGACTGGGAGAAAAACCAGCTGTCCCTACACATATTTGGGGTCCAAGCCACCAGCAAAGGCCCCAAGAAAGGGCTTTTTGGGTCTATTTTGTGTCGTTGGCCACCTTGGCAGTGGGGGAAGAGCGATTCCAGTGTTCCGTGGGCTGCCGTCCCTCTCCCCGTGCTGAGGAGAGGTGGGAGGAggaacagctgctgctctcGGTGCAgggaggggctgtgggggtcTCAGCCGGGGGGTCGGGCAGGGACCCCCCTGCACCGGTTGGTGctgacacagcacagctgggtgCAAGCCCgggaggtggaggtggccaGAGGAGCAAGAGGAGAACAGGACTAAGAGGAGTGggttagaaggggggtggtcagtaggtcagagaggttctcctgcccctctgctctgccatggtgagacctcatctggaatattgtgtccagttctggcccctcagttccagcaggacagggaactgctggagagagtccagcgcagccacgaagacgctgcagggagtggagcatctcccgtgtgaggaaaggctgaggagctggggctctggagctggagaagaggagactgaggggcgactcattcatggggatcaatatggaaagggggagtgtcaggaggatgcagccaggctcttctgggtgacaaccagtgacaggacaaggggcaatgggtgcaaactggaacacaggaggttccacttaaatttgaggagaaacttgttcccggtgagggtgccagagcctggcccaggctgcccagggaggttgtggagtctccttctctgcagacattccaacccgcctggacaccttcctgtgtaacctcatctgggtgttcctgctccggcggggggttgcactgggggatctccagagggccctgcaacccagcCAGCCTGGGATTGTGTGAAAGGCTGCACGAGAAGCGCTGGCAGCTCCATCACCActgtccccaccccagccctgcctcaGCACTGGCACCAACCCTGGCTCTGCCACCCAGCCCAGGTCGAGCACCACAACGGCTCAACCAACGCCAGCGGtgccggcagcgctgccccagccTTGCCATGGTGACATCCCCACGTGTGGAGCTGCGAGATGGGACTGTGTCCATTCCCACGCGTCCCTCCAAAGCTgggccagccccagcccgtCCCCGGTCCCACCGAGCAGGCCAGGGCTGGTTGCACGGTGTCCTTGCAGGGCAGCGCGGCTGCCCTCCTGTTGCTGGCTCCAATGAGCCCCTCAGCGCAGGGGCTGTGGgtcagcagctctgagcagagagCGGGGCTTTTCAGAGGGGCAAAGCTGCAAAAGCCCGTGAGGGTAGGTCCCTATCTCCACCCTCGGTGTGGGGCTGCCTGGGCAGTGCAGAAACCCCCGTTAACatggagcagagagagaaattgTCCGTGCTGGGCACTCACCGCCCATGGGGAGACAGAGGGGGAGGCACAGGGCCGTGCGTCGCTCACCGCAGCCTTCGCTCACGGCCGCTTGCTGTGGCGGGGGCTATTTTGCCACTGAGCGTACATATCACCAGGAGAAGCTATTTtttgataaaacaaacaaatctttcCAGCTTTTCTAAAAATAGCCATtgcccttttttctccccccgcTTCCCTTCCCAGCTCAGGCTGCCTTAGAGACAGAAATCCGCCTCGAGCCATCCAGTTATTAATACGAGTAAATAAACCCTTATCTTCGGTGCCTTGTTCTAGCAGGAACACGTGGGGGCGGGAGGCACCCAGCTGCCGGGACCCCACGGCCCCCGCATCCCCGCTGCCTgcgccccagccccgcggcggGGTGGGATGTGGACCCCCATCCCCAGCGCAGtcccccctgctcctcctgcccggCAGACACAACCCAGGTGCCTGGTTTGGGTTTAAATTGAGGTTttttccttgtgctgctgccaccttcACCAGCTTGCGCATCTCATGGGATGCGGGGGGATGCGACTGACCGTCCAGATGTGGAGGCTGCTGCCTTCGCCCCTCAGCATCCCCATTGCTGCCTGCACACTGTCCTCATGGCATGGGACTGGGGGGCTCCCAGCACAAGTTGGGCAGCGCCTTCCCCATGTCAGAGGCTAAAAATTCAGGTTTAAGTGGAGATGAGGATTTGAGGCTTTCTGCACAGGGAGAGACCCCGCCGGGCCCTGGGTGATGGACGGACAGAGTATTTCTCAGCAAGgagtaaaaagagaaataccTTTTATTACAGATAAAAGCCTCTTCTGTTTCTAGAGAGCAGAAGGCAGCCCTACCACGGCACAGGCACAAAGCGCTTGGTGCCAGGaacatggagctgctgcagagtccccttcttcccccacctcttcctcctgctcctccggCTCCCCGGAGGCGGCCGGAGCTCAGTAGCAGTGCGCGATGGTCTCCATGTTGAGGAAGCGAACGTGCATCTTGGTTTCGATGTCGATCCCCTGCCACATCTGCaaggggaaggggctgagcggggccggcggccgAACGCCGCGGTGCCTGCGGCCACCCGGTGCCCTCCTCCTGGGGACACGAGCGGAGATGCCACCAACCTTAAGGAAGTCTTCGAAGGTGATGCCCTCGTACACCTGGTCCGGCCCCTGTGCACGGCAAGAGAGAAAACATGACGGCTGCCCTCAGGGGTCTCAGGACACTGTGTCACTGGGGCGGgtcccctggggctgtgggacacGTCTCCCATGGGCGCCCAGCACTGTGCCCCACGGCCAGCCCAGAATTGCTTCCCGGAGCCACCAAGGCTGCGAGGAGCTGCTTTTTTCACAAGCACTAAAGCCCCAAGTACTGAGGATGGTGCTTTATGGGGTGCTGCTTGCGTATCCTCCGCGGCTCTTATAATGGAAAACAAGcctcaaaaaacccccgcaAGCTTCTGCCtgtgaaaaaaatcatctttaaccaaagcagcctggggacagggaagaCGCCTCGGGCAGGGCAGACACCTTCCAGCCCTGTTTTTGATACCATCTGTGTATCTCTGCGCCACGGTAGAGCAAGGAACCGGCTCCCACCATTTGTCCCACACAGACGCTGGCCGCCTCCATCATGGCCCCGTCGGCGATGGACCGCGCCGACTCCTTCTCCAGGTGGGGGTTCcctgacagcagctcctccaccacCTACAAGGCAGCGGGTCAAGCCGAGGGCTGGGAACTCAGTGgtgatggggcaggagggaccaTACGTTACATTTCTGTACTCCTGCAGCGTGATCTTCCCGTCGTGGTCCGAGTCGTACATGTGGAAGAGGACTGGGGAGGGACGAGAGGAACACGGCAGGGTCAGGGGAGCCCCGTCCcgccacagaatcacagaagggtttgggttgcagggccctccccagctcccccagtgccccccctgccatgggcagggacatctgcaccagctcaggttgctcagagccccgtccagcctggcctgggatgtctccagggatggttcagccaccacctctctggccaacctgggccaggctctccccaccctcagggccaacaattccttcctcatgtccagcctgaatctccctcctttagtttaaaaccatcaccccttgttctCTCAACCATctgacccccagccccgggcTTTGCACAAGCCTCACATTTGAGTTTCTCTTTGCGGAAGCGATCGAGCTGCTCCTCGTCCATGTTCATCTCGATAGGTCTGAAGTAGGACATGATGGTCAGGAAGTCTTCGAAGTTTATCTCATCCGCCAGCCCATCTGACTCCGGCCGCAGGTTCCTGCCAAGAGCGGAGCCGCTGGTGACAGGGGACCGAGACCCCCCGGTCGCCCCCCGCCTCCCACAGAGCCCAGCGTGTCCCTCGGCAAAACTTTAGGAccgtttttttcccctaagacTTAGCTTTAATGTCTTTAATTTTTACCCTGGCTCCCTCCCAGCCTTCAAGGAGAAGGTCTTTGCCCTCCTGCCTTTGTAGGATAAACCAACTACCCCTGACCCTCCCGGCAGCGCCGTGGACGTTCTTACCGCTTGTCAAAAAAGGCATGAACGATTTTGGCCCTAATCGGGTTGAACTCCAGGTCAGGGATGCTGTCGAAATTCTCCTTGCTGCAAAGGAAACACAGACAGCCCAAAATGTGAGGGAGCCGCAGAGGAAGGAGATGCTGCGACAAGTCACTGAAGGGCCGGGGCAGAAGCCCTGACCCCATTCTTTCAAAGGAatgctggcaaaaaaaaagaagaggtttTGCATGGAAACCCCTGTTTGCCTCAATTCAGAGCGAAATCAAGCCGTGCTGCTGCATCGGTCTGTGCTTGGTGGAGCTGCAGGGGATTTTTGTCTCCACTAAAATGGGtctttggggagctctgggtcGGAGCAGCTTGGGGCTGATGTTTGGGCTCTTTGCACGGTTTTCAGACAGTTGTCCCAGGAATACGGGGCTGGACGAGGTGGGGGAAGGAGCTCCTGCcgcccaccctgccctgggctccCTCTGCCCTTGCATTCGCTGCCGCCGGGCTGCGCGGCACCGACGCCGGGTTAAGCCTGGGCTGGGTGTTTGCTGTCAACATTTTACAAAGCAAATGAGCCAAGAAATCATCTCGGCTTGGGGAGAGGCAGAGGGCAGCTTGGCTCCCCGGCTCCTCGCGTGGCTGGTGCAGCCGGTCGGGTGTGCCAGAGCTTTCCCGAGCCACGGCTTCGGTGCACGATGTCCTGCAAAGACACCGAGGACGGGGAAAAGGGCAAGTGCGGCAGGAACGCCTCACTCCCCTCcccaaaactgatttttaaggCTGGAGAAAAATGGGATGTGTGGCAGGAGCAACCCTGCTCTCAGGCCACGGCTTCACCGCTCACTTTTCCTCCTATTATTTGCAATCCTAGAATATTTTGGGTGgaaagggaccttcccagctcccccagtgccccccctgccatgggcagggacatctgcaccagctcaggttgctcagagccccgtccagcctggcctgggatgtctccagggatggttcagccaccacctctctggccaacctgggacaggctctccccaccctcagggccaacaatttcttccttgtatctaatctaaatctcccccttccagtttaaagccatcaccccttgtcctgtcactacgTGCCGTCATAGAAAAGTCCTTCTCCAATTAAATTTTACAGTGAAGATTTTAAGTACTAACTCAAATTATTGAAGACATCATATAAtctcttttctgtatttgtttacagacttagatttttctttacatcttTACGGGAAAATGGATTTCTTAATTCCTATTTTGTTAAGGGTTATAGCCCAAGCATTCacaaaaaagactgaaaatacacATGTACGAAAAAGAACAATGGAGCCGTATGAAGCTAAAAGTCTTTCAGATTAGGttttataatgaaattataataTGCAACTAGGTATGAGACTAATCAGCCTAATCAAACTCTGTTGATATAAAATGGTGAGATATCTGAGCTGGAAACTATTAACTGTAACTGCAATGCCAGGCTGCAGAGGGCAGCTCAGCATGGCCAGGGGTGGCTGGGAAGGACCCAGGACCAGGCGCACCCCGGGGACCAGGCACCCCAAATTGGCACCTTTGCCGGCCCGGGGGACGCAGGTGCTGGGGGTGCtctggcagctcccagcaggacagggatggaatcacaggatcatttcagttggaagagcctctcaggatcatcgagtccaaccataacccaaccctggcactgccccatgtccctgagaacctcatctaaatgccttttaaacccctccagggatggtgactccaccgctgcgctgtgcagcctgttccaatgccatGGAGATGGAaatgatggagatggagatggagatggagatgagatggagatggagatggagatggcgatggagatgatggagatgagatggagatggagatgatggagatgagatggagatggagatggagatgatggagatgaGATGGAGatgagatggagatggagatgatggagatgagatggagatggagacggagatgatggagatgagatggagatggagatgatggagatgaGATGGAGatgagatggagatggagacggagatgatggagatgagatggagatggagatggacgTGCCGTACCGGATGGTCAGCTGGTCGCGGCTCAGCTGCTTGAATCGCCGGTGCAGGTGCTCGATCTGCTCCGACGTGACTGTCGGGGGGGAAAACAGAGAGGTGATGTGGTTGGAAAGAGGTGACgggggaaaagagagaggtgACAAGGGTGACGTCCCTTGGGAACAGTCCCTGGGGGCCCCGTCTGCAGGGCTCCTGTCCTGCCCACTGCCACGGGGAGACCGGGGGGCACCAAAACCTGCCACAAAGCTCGTTCCCTGGGGACACCAAAGCCCACTCTGTCCAGCAACAGCCAAAAGCCTTCCTGCTCCTGCATTCCCTCCGGCAGCCTTGGGCACTTCTTGGCACagttgtccccatccccgtttCCCTTTGATGGCTTTGTGCAGCCCTGCAAGGCccatcctgctctgctggtccctGGGCGCTGTGTCCCTTGCTGAGAGGCGGGTGACAAGGTGATGGCAAGGGCTGGTTTGTCACCAGTCCCCTggcccagcacagcacggcaGGATCCCACTTCCCCCAGTTTAGGATCCGCAGACCCTTCGAACAGGCTTGACCGTTTAATCCGGGGTTTGTTGgcagcctgggcaggagctgtgccCTGGGAGCACATCTCAACCTGCCCCGGGgtgtctctgctttctgctgagaAGTTAACGTGCTCATGGCCACAGCTGTGAGGggcagacagaaaataaagctaaaaaaatgaaaagaaaagcccAGAGCTGACGACAGCCAGCTGTGTTTTgccagggcagaggaaaggCTGAACATGCAGGAGATGCATCGGCACCCAAAGAGCAAAGCCGCGTTTTGAAATAGCTGCTGCTTGAGCAAAGCCGGGGCACGGGGGAGCCCCGAACCATCAGCCTGGGCTCTGGGCTGGAAGCAGAGCCCGTCAGCCTTGCTTTGAGCCCCAAAAATGCTGAGGTTACGGCATGAGGCTCAGCAGCATCTCTTCATCTTTTTCATCCCACGATACAGGCTATTTGA
Protein-coding sequences here:
- the TESC gene encoding calcineurin B homologous protein 3, producing the protein MGSAHSVPAEMRELADRTGFTSEQIEHLHRRFKQLSRDQLTIRKENFDSIPDLEFNPIRAKIVHAFFDKRNLRPESDGLADEINFEDFLTIMSYFRPIEMNMDEEQLDRFRKEKLKFLFHMYDSDHDGKITLQEYRNVVEELLSGNPHLEKESARSIADGAMMEAASVCVGQMGPDQVYEGITFEDFLKMWQGIDIETKMHVRFLNMETIAHCY